In Capillimicrobium parvum, a genomic segment contains:
- a CDS encoding cobalamin-independent methionine synthase II family protein, with protein MDRILTTHVGSLIRPPELVELLRARDEGREVDEAAFDACLHDAVADVVRRQAEVGVDVVSDGEFGKTLSWARYIRERIDGFEQRPMAAEMVGANVLPGTDKRLFGEFYAAYEKTQGFTGTITNWVCTGPITYTGQAALQRDIDDLKAALETVHVVDGFLPVVAPASVVPIREDEFYASEEEFVLAVADALNVEYRTIVESGLMVQIDDAYLATMWDTMGSPSDMSAYREWAELRIEALVRALDGIPAERARYHVCWGSWNAPHVGDVAIRDIADLILRVPVGGYAIEMANPRHEHEWRVWEDVELPEGRKLIPGVISHVTNVVEHPELVAERLVRLADLVGRDNVIAGTDCGFAQGPYVQRVHPTIQWAKLEALSTGARLATERLWR; from the coding sequence ATGGACCGGATCCTGACCACCCACGTCGGCAGCCTCATCCGCCCGCCGGAGCTCGTCGAGCTGCTGCGCGCCCGCGACGAGGGGCGCGAGGTGGACGAGGCGGCGTTCGACGCATGCCTGCACGACGCGGTCGCCGACGTGGTCCGCCGCCAGGCCGAGGTCGGCGTCGACGTGGTGAGCGACGGCGAGTTCGGCAAGACGCTGTCGTGGGCGCGGTACATCCGCGAGCGCATCGACGGCTTCGAGCAGCGCCCGATGGCCGCCGAGATGGTCGGCGCCAACGTACTGCCCGGCACCGACAAGCGCCTGTTCGGCGAGTTCTACGCCGCCTACGAGAAGACCCAGGGCTTCACCGGCACGATCACCAACTGGGTGTGCACGGGTCCGATCACGTACACGGGGCAGGCGGCGCTGCAGCGCGACATCGACGACCTCAAGGCCGCGCTCGAAACGGTCCACGTCGTGGACGGCTTCCTCCCGGTCGTCGCGCCGGCATCGGTGGTGCCGATCCGCGAGGACGAGTTCTACGCGTCCGAGGAGGAGTTCGTCCTCGCCGTCGCCGACGCGCTGAACGTCGAGTACCGCACGATCGTCGAGTCCGGGCTGATGGTCCAGATCGACGACGCCTACCTCGCGACGATGTGGGACACGATGGGCTCGCCGTCCGACATGAGCGCGTACCGGGAATGGGCTGAGCTGCGCATCGAGGCGCTCGTCCGCGCGCTGGACGGCATCCCCGCCGAGCGCGCCCGCTACCACGTCTGCTGGGGATCCTGGAACGCCCCGCACGTGGGCGACGTCGCGATCCGCGACATCGCCGACCTCATCCTCCGCGTGCCGGTCGGCGGCTACGCGATCGAGATGGCCAACCCCCGCCACGAGCACGAGTGGCGCGTCTGGGAGGACGTCGAGCTGCCCGAGGGCCGCAAGCTCATCCCCGGAGTCATCAGCCACGTCACGAACGTCGTCGAGCACCCCGAGCTCGTCGCCGAGCGGCTCGTCCGCCTCGCCGACCTCGTCGGCCGCGACAACGTCATTGCCGGCACCGACTGCGGCTTCGCGCAGGGCCCCTACGTCCAGCGCGTGCACCCCACCATCCAGTGGGCCAAGCTCGAGGCGCTCAGCACCGGCGCCCGCCTCGCCACCGAGCGGCTCTGGCGCTGA
- a CDS encoding FAD binding domain-containing protein, which produces MKPPPFQYVAAESRDHAIALLAEHGPEGRVLAGGQSLVPLLNRRLVRPAVVIDITRARDLQRIGDGPVLRIGAGVPQSRLERSADAARRAPLLGQALEWVGSVATKNRGTAGGSAAFADPAGELPAALLALDAELVAHSARGERRIPAAQFFTGAFATALAADELLAELRVPTLAATATSCFAEVARRRGGSRAIAGVAAVGAVDRDGVCTTVRIALSGVADTPLRARAAERMLSGARIDEALLDAAAETAAAGLEPPSDPTASSTTRRHLARTLVRRALATVMEGRA; this is translated from the coding sequence ATGAAGCCGCCACCGTTCCAGTACGTCGCCGCGGAATCGCGCGACCACGCGATCGCCCTTCTCGCCGAGCACGGCCCCGAGGGGCGAGTGCTCGCCGGCGGCCAGAGCCTGGTGCCGCTGCTCAACCGGCGGCTCGTGCGGCCGGCCGTCGTGATCGACATCACGCGCGCGCGAGATCTGCAGCGGATCGGTGACGGCCCGGTCCTGCGCATCGGCGCCGGGGTGCCACAGTCGCGCCTCGAGCGCTCGGCGGACGCCGCACGCCGCGCGCCGCTGCTGGGGCAGGCGCTCGAGTGGGTCGGCAGCGTCGCGACGAAGAACCGCGGCACGGCCGGCGGCAGCGCGGCTTTCGCGGATCCAGCCGGTGAGCTGCCCGCCGCGCTGCTCGCACTCGACGCCGAGCTCGTCGCCCACAGCGCGCGGGGCGAGCGCCGCATCCCGGCGGCCCAGTTCTTCACCGGCGCCTTCGCGACCGCGCTGGCAGCGGACGAGCTGCTGGCCGAGCTGCGCGTGCCGACGCTCGCGGCGACCGCCACGTCCTGCTTCGCCGAGGTCGCGCGCCGTCGCGGCGGCTCGCGCGCCATCGCCGGCGTCGCCGCGGTTGGCGCGGTCGACCGCGACGGCGTCTGCACGACCGTCCGCATCGCGCTGTCGGGCGTCGCGGACACGCCGCTGCGCGCACGCGCCGCCGAGCGGATGCTCTCCGGCGCACGGATCGATGAGGCGCTGCTCGACGCGGCGGCCGAGACGGCCGCGGCCGGCCTCGAGCCGCCATCCGATCCGACCGCATCGAGCACGACCCGTCGTCATCTGGCCAGAACGCTCGTGCGCCGCGCCCTCGCCACCGTGATGGAGGGGCGGGCATGA
- a CDS encoding NAD(P)/FAD-dependent oxidoreductase, whose amino-acid sequence MNPNSAVLADPGRISHWFKQLYPPERALVPRPALTESRAADVCIVGAGYTGLWTAYALRRADPSLDVVLLDAEIAGYGASGRNGGAVIAQFNGSREYWTKRGGRAGTQAMERAVRESVVEVGAAVEREGIDCSYARNGVVMVARTPLETERFRASIDEDREWGWTEEDSRLLTAAEVQERIKVDGALGARYNAHCASIHPGALVRGLADTVERLGATIYEGTRVTAIEPGLARTAAGHTVRARTVVRATEAYTESLETHRRIMVPVHTSMLVTEVLPDHIWAQIGWAGREALLAEHPFLHLQHTADHRITIGGDDNRVPYRYASAPNADEGAPPRVLSMYRRELVRLFPALRDVRIDHSWQGVFAAPRNWAPGVGYDAGTGLAWAGGYVGEGVATSNLAGRALADLILGRDTELTRLPFVGPPARRWEPEPLRAIGSGAIAVMRQIGDRAELRTGKPSKVVELGNRVAGYTGHVG is encoded by the coding sequence GTGAACCCCAACAGCGCTGTCCTCGCCGACCCCGGACGCATCTCGCACTGGTTCAAGCAGCTCTATCCGCCGGAGCGGGCCCTCGTTCCGCGGCCGGCGCTGACCGAGTCGCGCGCGGCCGACGTCTGCATCGTCGGCGCCGGCTACACCGGGCTGTGGACCGCGTACGCGCTGCGCCGCGCCGACCCGTCGCTGGACGTCGTGCTGCTCGACGCCGAGATCGCCGGCTACGGCGCCTCGGGGCGCAACGGCGGCGCGGTGATCGCCCAGTTCAACGGCTCGCGCGAGTACTGGACCAAGCGCGGCGGCCGCGCGGGCACGCAGGCGATGGAGCGCGCCGTACGCGAGTCGGTCGTCGAGGTCGGCGCCGCCGTCGAGCGCGAGGGCATCGACTGCTCCTACGCGCGCAACGGGGTCGTCATGGTCGCCCGGACGCCGCTGGAGACCGAGCGTTTCCGCGCCTCGATCGACGAGGACCGCGAGTGGGGCTGGACCGAGGAGGACAGCCGCCTGCTCACCGCCGCCGAGGTGCAGGAGCGCATCAAGGTCGACGGCGCGCTCGGCGCCCGCTACAACGCCCACTGCGCGTCGATCCACCCGGGTGCGCTCGTGCGCGGCCTGGCCGACACCGTCGAGCGGCTCGGCGCCACCATCTACGAGGGCACGCGGGTGACCGCCATCGAGCCCGGGCTCGCGCGCACCGCCGCCGGCCACACGGTCCGTGCGCGCACGGTGGTGCGCGCGACCGAGGCGTACACCGAGAGCCTCGAGACCCACAGGCGGATCATGGTCCCGGTCCACACGTCGATGCTCGTCACCGAGGTGCTGCCCGACCACATCTGGGCGCAGATCGGCTGGGCCGGCCGCGAGGCGCTGCTCGCCGAGCATCCCTTCCTGCACCTTCAGCACACGGCCGACCACCGGATCACCATCGGCGGCGACGACAACCGCGTGCCGTACCGCTACGCCTCCGCGCCGAACGCCGACGAGGGTGCGCCGCCGCGCGTGCTGTCGATGTACCGCCGGGAGCTCGTCCGGCTGTTCCCGGCCCTGCGCGACGTGCGCATCGACCACTCGTGGCAGGGCGTGTTCGCCGCGCCGCGCAACTGGGCGCCCGGCGTCGGCTACGACGCCGGGACCGGACTGGCCTGGGCCGGCGGCTACGTCGGCGAGGGCGTCGCGACCTCGAACCTCGCCGGCCGCGCCCTGGCCGACCTCATCCTCGGCCGCGACACCGAGCTCACCCGGCTGCCGTTCGTCGGGCCGCCGGCGCGAAGATGGGAGCCCGAGCCGCTGCGGGCGATCGGCTCCGGAGCCATCGCCGTGATGCGCCAGATCGGCGACCGCGCCGAGCTGCGCACCGGCAAGCCGTCGAAGGTCGTCGAACTGGGCAACCGCGTCGCCGGATACACGGGACACGTCGGATGA
- a CDS encoding alpha/beta fold hydrolase — MATATESQPPSWPFYTPPEVVDVRGIPTAYRRAGSGPTTVYLHGMGFTRRWLPFHERLSAGVDLVAPEQPGFGDTPMPPWLRSIDDVVLHLDDLFEALGLDDIHLVGYTLGGWIAADFAVTYPRRVSSLTLVAPYGLRVPGHPVADVFRMTPDEYDEVLFNGEMERLSEYTASGDPVEELVHGYLELTTAARLAFNPRYDHRFDRRLARVACPALVVAAQDDRVVPREHCERWAELLPAGRLAVLEGDAAPTGHLMVAQQPERLADVIADFVTQEAQS, encoded by the coding sequence ATGGCGACAGCCACCGAGAGCCAGCCCCCGAGCTGGCCGTTCTACACGCCGCCGGAGGTCGTCGACGTGCGCGGCATCCCGACCGCGTACCGCCGGGCCGGCTCCGGACCCACCACGGTCTACCTCCACGGCATGGGCTTCACGCGCCGCTGGCTGCCGTTCCATGAGCGGCTGAGCGCCGGCGTCGACCTCGTCGCGCCGGAGCAGCCGGGATTCGGCGACACGCCCATGCCGCCGTGGCTACGCTCGATCGACGACGTCGTCCTGCACCTCGACGACCTGTTCGAGGCGCTCGGCCTCGACGACATCCATCTCGTCGGGTACACGCTGGGCGGTTGGATCGCGGCCGACTTCGCGGTGACCTACCCGCGGCGGGTCTCCAGCCTGACGCTGGTCGCGCCGTACGGCCTGCGCGTCCCCGGGCATCCCGTGGCCGACGTGTTCCGCATGACGCCGGACGAGTACGACGAGGTGCTGTTCAACGGGGAGATGGAGCGGTTGAGCGAGTACACGGCGTCCGGCGACCCGGTCGAGGAGCTGGTGCACGGCTACCTCGAGCTGACCACCGCCGCGCGGCTCGCGTTCAACCCGCGCTACGACCACCGCTTCGATCGGCGCCTCGCGCGCGTGGCCTGTCCGGCCCTCGTCGTCGCCGCCCAGGACGATCGCGTCGTGCCGCGCGAGCACTGCGAGCGCTGGGCCGAGCTGCTTCCGGCCGGGCGCCTGGCAGTCCTCGAGGGCGACGCCGCGCCCACCGGGCACCTGATGGTCGCCCAGCAGCCCGAGCGGCTCGCCGACGTCATCGCCGACTTCGTCACCCAGGAGGCTCAGTCATGA
- a CDS encoding xanthine dehydrogenase family protein molybdopterin-binding subunit → MAADSAPHVGRRRLRVEDPRLLTGGGRFVDDVELPGMLHAAFVRSPHPHARILGIDTEAALALDGVHAVVTGADLAEVVQPFVSALERPEVRTLVRDVLTTDRVRHVGEAVAVVVASSRYLAEDGCDLVAVDWAPTPAVADPLAAMTPDAPQVDPDAPGNLVADIRLESGDVEGCFAGADHVFAKRLHAQRHWGAPLENDGVLASYVPATDELTMWCTTQTPHATQSLVADALGMPSAQVRVIAHDMGGGFGARARTSVEEAIVPAVSRLLGRPVKWIADRSETLAAGVHAKEMVVDLSVAVTNGRLTAMRADVISDAGAYSLFPFTSLVDAISAPAAMPGIYVPEALAYRTRSVLTNKSWSGPYRGIGQGVSQVVRELLVDEVARELEVDPIELRVRNMATGDGPHRTHTGFVYDGGSYVQALRAVQERMDYAGLRDEQRRRRAAGEEPYLGIGVGAYVEFSGWSGELGRAHGYPSDYYDSASVTVEPDGSVMVTTGAQSHGQSHETTLAQVAADALGVAPDEVTVREGDTATSVWGMGTWASRTAVIYGGAIMRAAGDVRGRMALLAGHMLECSPDDVEMRDGRVWVAGSPDAAIAFADVAGFAYFGTAMAGHAGTGGGRPGELDVALTSTRPYSPPQVFSNGAIGVVATVDPGTGVVAVERVAFVEDCGTMLNPMVVDGQIAGSVGQAIGAALFEELSYGDDGAFLSPTLQDYLLPTALDMPALDIGHLVSPSPVTEGGIKGMGEVGMVCGPAAIACAVADALAPLGVRIDRMPLDPDGVLDAIRRARD, encoded by the coding sequence GTGGCCGCTGACTCGGCGCCGCACGTCGGCCGGCGCCGGCTACGCGTCGAGGACCCCCGGCTGCTGACGGGCGGCGGTCGCTTCGTCGACGACGTCGAGCTGCCCGGCATGCTCCACGCCGCATTCGTGCGCAGCCCCCACCCGCACGCCCGCATCCTCGGCATCGACACGGAGGCGGCCCTCGCGCTCGACGGCGTCCACGCGGTCGTCACCGGCGCCGATCTGGCCGAGGTCGTCCAGCCGTTCGTCTCCGCCCTCGAGCGCCCCGAGGTCCGCACGCTCGTGCGCGACGTGCTCACCACCGACCGCGTCCGCCACGTCGGCGAGGCCGTCGCGGTGGTGGTCGCGAGCTCGCGCTATCTCGCGGAGGACGGCTGCGACCTCGTCGCGGTCGATTGGGCGCCGACGCCGGCGGTGGCCGACCCGCTCGCGGCCATGACGCCGGACGCGCCGCAGGTCGACCCCGACGCGCCCGGCAACCTCGTCGCCGACATCCGGCTGGAGAGCGGAGACGTGGAGGGCTGCTTCGCGGGCGCCGACCACGTCTTCGCCAAGCGCCTGCACGCTCAGCGGCACTGGGGCGCGCCGCTCGAGAACGACGGCGTGCTCGCCAGCTACGTGCCGGCCACGGACGAGCTGACGATGTGGTGCACGACGCAGACCCCTCACGCGACGCAGTCGCTCGTCGCCGACGCGCTGGGGATGCCGTCCGCGCAGGTGCGTGTGATCGCCCACGACATGGGCGGCGGGTTCGGCGCGCGGGCGCGCACGTCGGTCGAGGAGGCGATCGTCCCGGCGGTCTCGCGCCTGCTCGGCCGGCCCGTGAAGTGGATCGCCGACCGCTCCGAGACGCTCGCCGCCGGGGTCCACGCCAAGGAGATGGTCGTCGACCTGTCGGTCGCCGTCACGAACGGGCGGCTGACCGCGATGCGCGCCGACGTGATCTCCGATGCCGGTGCGTACTCGCTGTTCCCGTTCACGTCGCTCGTCGACGCGATCAGCGCGCCGGCGGCGATGCCCGGCATCTACGTCCCCGAGGCGCTCGCCTACCGCACACGGTCGGTCCTGACGAACAAGTCGTGGTCGGGCCCGTACCGCGGCATCGGCCAGGGGGTCAGCCAGGTCGTCCGCGAGCTGCTCGTGGACGAGGTCGCCCGCGAGCTCGAGGTCGACCCGATCGAGCTGCGCGTGCGCAACATGGCGACCGGCGACGGCCCGCACCGTACGCACACGGGCTTCGTCTACGACGGCGGCAGCTACGTGCAGGCGCTGCGCGCGGTCCAGGAGCGCATGGACTACGCCGGCCTGCGTGACGAGCAGCGCCGGCGCCGCGCCGCCGGCGAGGAGCCGTACCTGGGCATCGGCGTCGGCGCGTACGTCGAGTTCTCCGGCTGGAGCGGCGAGCTCGGTCGCGCGCACGGCTACCCCTCCGACTACTACGACAGCGCGAGCGTCACCGTCGAGCCCGACGGCTCGGTCATGGTCACGACGGGGGCGCAGTCGCACGGCCAGAGCCACGAGACCACGCTCGCCCAGGTCGCCGCCGACGCGCTCGGCGTGGCCCCCGACGAGGTGACCGTCCGCGAGGGCGACACGGCGACCAGCGTCTGGGGCATGGGCACGTGGGCGTCGCGGACGGCGGTCATCTACGGCGGGGCGATCATGCGCGCCGCGGGCGACGTGCGCGGGCGGATGGCGCTGCTGGCCGGGCACATGCTCGAGTGCAGCCCTGACGACGTCGAGATGCGCGACGGCCGCGTCTGGGTCGCCGGCTCGCCGGACGCGGCGATCGCGTTCGCGGACGTCGCCGGGTTCGCCTACTTCGGCACCGCGATGGCCGGACACGCCGGCACCGGCGGCGGCCGCCCCGGCGAGCTCGACGTCGCGCTGACCTCGACACGCCCCTACAGCCCGCCGCAGGTCTTCAGCAACGGCGCCATCGGCGTCGTCGCCACCGTCGATCCCGGCACGGGCGTGGTCGCCGTGGAGCGCGTCGCGTTCGTCGAGGACTGCGGCACGATGCTCAACCCCATGGTCGTCGACGGCCAGATCGCCGGGTCGGTCGGCCAGGCGATCGGCGCCGCGCTGTTCGAGGAGCTCTCCTACGGCGACGACGGCGCGTTCCTGTCCCCCACGCTGCAGGACTACCTGCTGCCGACCGCCCTCGACATGCCGGCGCTCGACATCGGCCACCTGGTGTCGCCGTCGCCGGTGACCGAAGGCGGCATCAAGGGCATGGGCGAGGTCGGGATGGTCTGCGGGCCCGCCGCCATCGCCTGCGCGGTCGCCGACGCATTGGCACCGCTCGGCGTCCGCATCGACCGGATGCCGCTCGACCCGGATGGGGTGCTCGACGCGATCCGCCGGGCCCGCGACTGA
- a CDS encoding alpha/beta fold hydrolase, which produces MTTPQRLDVNGVDVAYRRAGSGPPLLYLHGMGLTRRWLELYAVLAERFDVIVPEHPGFGDTARPAWYRSLDDFVPHYADLLDALKLDEAHVVGHSLGAVVAAAFSATYPERVRSLTLITPGPLPLASPGFDEPDDIPADFDFDGILFNDNQAAYPEYRNGDDEGLVIAPNDGDEHADPSAWSLDVTPTLYRRLARVRGPAQVLVPDEDRLFSNEIFAAWARWLGDMPVVRIPGRTHPTGHLLIVQEPQAIAARIGELAHAAQEARA; this is translated from the coding sequence ATGACCACCCCCCAGAGGCTGGACGTCAACGGTGTCGACGTGGCCTACCGCCGGGCCGGATCCGGGCCGCCGCTGCTCTACCTGCACGGCATGGGCCTGACCCGCCGCTGGCTGGAGCTCTACGCGGTCCTCGCGGAGCGCTTCGACGTCATCGTCCCCGAGCACCCGGGCTTCGGCGACACGGCGCGGCCGGCGTGGTACCGCTCGCTCGACGACTTCGTGCCCCACTACGCGGATCTCCTCGACGCGCTGAAGCTCGACGAGGCGCATGTGGTGGGCCACTCGCTGGGGGCGGTCGTCGCCGCGGCGTTCTCGGCGACCTACCCCGAGCGGGTGCGGTCGCTGACCCTCATCACCCCCGGGCCGCTGCCGCTCGCGTCGCCGGGATTCGACGAGCCCGACGACATCCCGGCCGACTTCGACTTCGACGGCATCCTGTTCAACGACAACCAGGCCGCGTATCCCGAGTACCGCAACGGCGACGACGAGGGCCTCGTGATCGCGCCGAACGACGGCGACGAGCACGCCGACCCGTCCGCGTGGTCGCTCGACGTCACGCCGACCCTCTACCGGCGTCTCGCCCGCGTGCGCGGCCCCGCCCAGGTGTTGGTCCCCGACGAGGACCGCCTGTTCTCCAACGAGATCTTCGCGGCCTGGGCGCGCTGGCTCGGCGACATGCCCGTCGTCCGGATCCCCGGCCGGACGCACCCGACCGGCCACCTGCTCATCGTCCAGGAGCCCCAGGCGATCGCGGCCCGGATCGGCGAGCTCGCGCACGCCGCCCAGGAGGCACGAGCATGA
- a CDS encoding LLM class flavin-dependent oxidoreductase, translating to MSELEFYAFHNGAYPWVPHKSVIGEHSRTNFISLPTEFYDEALAQRAMRDFLEVLAGCERLGYDGVLHSEQHNGPIGLSAQGMVTSAYLAAQTERIHIAAVGPIMNAYLSPIRLAEEVAMVDMMSNGRLILGLPMGLGAQYHSYGVTNPADARDRFKEAHDLLIRALTEQGPFAYEGEWFNVPYVNLWPRPVQKPHPPIWIPAAGSRESLAMCAKHRYVYQAILAPRKTLLRNCDLFRELCAEEGYTPDPRQIAAVLFVHTAETDEQARREAEPHYAWIMQNFFRSTFQDAFAPGHVSESSLRGMAAGGGYRSRDISEMTWDDLVAEEWLIAGSPDTVAERLEQVTSEMGAGRVIIDIDHGSMPRWLIEKSASIFAEEVMPKFRPAGGKPVWARGEDRRPYTTSSEIAARTGGARAVPASQLMNGDIVDTRTAHVPELRHPVEL from the coding sequence ATGAGCGAGCTCGAGTTCTACGCCTTCCACAACGGCGCCTACCCGTGGGTGCCGCACAAGAGCGTCATCGGCGAGCACTCGCGGACGAACTTCATCTCCCTGCCCACCGAGTTCTACGACGAGGCGCTCGCCCAGCGAGCCATGCGCGACTTCCTCGAGGTCCTGGCCGGGTGCGAGCGCCTGGGCTACGACGGCGTGCTGCACTCCGAGCAGCACAACGGCCCGATCGGCCTGTCCGCGCAGGGCATGGTCACGTCGGCCTACCTCGCCGCTCAGACCGAGCGGATCCACATCGCCGCCGTCGGCCCGATCATGAACGCCTACCTCTCGCCGATCCGCCTGGCCGAGGAGGTGGCGATGGTCGACATGATGTCCAACGGCCGGCTGATCCTCGGGCTGCCGATGGGCCTCGGCGCGCAGTACCACTCCTACGGGGTCACGAACCCGGCAGACGCGCGCGACCGGTTCAAGGAGGCGCACGACCTGCTGATCCGCGCGCTCACCGAGCAGGGGCCGTTCGCGTACGAGGGCGAGTGGTTCAACGTCCCGTACGTGAACCTGTGGCCGCGGCCGGTGCAGAAGCCGCACCCGCCGATCTGGATCCCCGCCGCCGGCTCGCGCGAGTCGCTTGCGATGTGCGCCAAGCACCGCTACGTCTATCAGGCGATCCTCGCGCCGCGGAAGACGCTGCTGCGCAACTGCGACCTGTTCCGCGAGCTGTGCGCGGAGGAGGGCTACACGCCCGACCCGCGCCAGATCGCCGCCGTGCTGTTCGTCCACACGGCGGAGACGGACGAGCAGGCGCGGCGCGAGGCCGAGCCGCACTACGCCTGGATCATGCAGAACTTCTTCCGCTCGACGTTCCAGGACGCCTTCGCGCCCGGGCACGTCAGCGAGAGCTCGCTGCGCGGCATGGCGGCCGGCGGCGGCTACCGCAGCCGCGACATCTCCGAGATGACGTGGGACGACCTCGTCGCCGAGGAGTGGCTGATCGCGGGCTCGCCGGACACCGTGGCCGAGCGCCTCGAGCAGGTGACGAGCGAGATGGGCGCCGGCCGGGTGATCATCGACATCGACCACGGCAGCATGCCCCGGTGGCTGATCGAGAAGAGCGCGTCGATCTTCGCCGAGGAGGTCATGCCGAAGTTCCGGCCCGCCGGCGGCAAGCCGGTCTGGGCGCGCGGCGAGGACCGCCGCCCGTACACGACGTCGAGCGAGATCGCGGCACGGACCGGCGGCGCGCGAGCGGTGCCCGCCAGCCAGCTCATGAACGGCGACATCGTCGACACGCGAACGGCGCATGTACCCGAGCTTCGCCACCCCGTCGAGCTGTGA
- a CDS encoding 3,4-dihydroxy-2-butanone-4-phosphate synthase translates to MSIRPALGDLRGGRLVALVDVARGAPEGYLVAAARTITPLLINAMLLDAGGTPWVALPESRCRALAIDPLGDHAARAEGFAFMVSIEARHGVTTGVSAADRARTMRIAADPRTGPADIAVPGHVMPILVAEQGVLGHAAAPEAAVDLTRLAGLDGGGAMCHILDESGQVAGLDAVCDLARRRGFQVVTTEDVVAERRRREPMVERTAAAPIETVAGRLLAVAYRETISGREHTALVAGPRPEAIVDAPLRLHVRQPIEDVFTSTHEELERSLHQLAAGRLGGILLYLAAGTTSDAAERIAQQIRADLMPTPVAHAHAA, encoded by the coding sequence ATGAGCATCCGGCCGGCACTGGGCGACCTGCGCGGCGGCCGGCTCGTCGCGCTCGTGGACGTGGCGCGCGGGGCGCCCGAGGGCTACCTCGTCGCCGCGGCGCGCACGATCACGCCGCTGCTGATCAACGCGATGCTGCTCGACGCCGGCGGGACGCCCTGGGTCGCCCTGCCCGAGTCCCGCTGCCGGGCCCTGGCCATCGACCCGCTCGGCGACCATGCCGCGCGAGCCGAGGGGTTCGCGTTCATGGTGTCGATCGAGGCCCGTCACGGCGTCACGACCGGCGTGTCGGCGGCGGACCGGGCGCGGACCATGCGCATCGCCGCCGACCCCCGGACCGGCCCCGCCGACATCGCGGTGCCCGGCCACGTCATGCCGATCCTCGTGGCCGAGCAGGGCGTGCTCGGCCATGCCGCGGCGCCCGAGGCAGCGGTCGACCTCACACGGCTGGCCGGGCTCGACGGCGGCGGTGCGATGTGCCACATCCTCGACGAGTCCGGCCAGGTCGCGGGCCTCGACGCGGTCTGCGATCTCGCCCGGCGCCGCGGCTTCCAGGTCGTCACCACCGAGGACGTCGTCGCCGAGCGCCGGCGCCGGGAGCCGATGGTCGAGCGCACCGCAGCTGCGCCGATCGAGACGGTCGCGGGGCGTCTGCTCGCCGTGGCGTATCGCGAGACGATCAGCGGGCGCGAGCACACCGCGCTCGTGGCCGGGCCGCGTCCCGAGGCCATCGTCGACGCGCCGCTGCGCCTCCACGTCCGGCAGCCGATCGAGGACGTCTTCACCTCCACGCACGAGGAGCTCGAGCGGTCGCTGCACCAGCTGGCTGCCGGCCGGCTCGGCGGGATCCTGCTCTACCTCGCCGCGGGGACCACATCGGATGCGGCCGAGCGGATCGCCCAGCAGATCCGCGCCGACCTCATGCCCACCCCGGTCGCCCACGCGCACGCGGCCTGA
- a CDS encoding (2Fe-2S)-binding protein, with protein MSGEQPITVTVNGEPRTAPTEPRMLLADFLRHELGLTGTHVGCEQGVCGACTVLVDGELVRSCLLFAVQADGAAVETVESLGTREALHPIQEAFREHHALQCGFCTPGFLMAAKALLDAEPDPTEAEIRDHLRGNICRCTGYTGIVAAVRAAAQQLAQEGDRGR; from the coding sequence ATGAGCGGCGAGCAGCCGATCACGGTCACGGTCAACGGCGAGCCGCGCACGGCACCCACCGAGCCGCGGATGCTGCTCGCCGACTTCCTGCGTCACGAGCTCGGGCTGACGGGAACGCACGTCGGCTGCGAGCAGGGGGTGTGCGGGGCGTGCACCGTGCTCGTCGACGGCGAGCTCGTGCGGTCCTGCCTGTTGTTCGCCGTGCAGGCCGACGGCGCGGCGGTCGAGACCGTGGAGTCGCTCGGAACCCGGGAGGCGCTGCATCCGATCCAGGAGGCGTTCCGCGAGCACCACGCGCTGCAGTGCGGGTTCTGCACGCCGGGCTTCCTGATGGCGGCGAAGGCGCTGCTCGACGCCGAGCCCGACCCGACCGAGGCGGAGATCCGCGATCACCTGCGCGGCAACATCTGCCGCTGCACGGGATACACGGGCATCGTGGCAGCGGTCCGGGCTGCGGCCCAGCAGCTCGCACAGGAGGGCGACCGTGGCCGCTGA